One Eurosta solidaginis isolate ZX-2024a chromosome 5, ASM4086904v1, whole genome shotgun sequence DNA segment encodes these proteins:
- the LOC137233474 gene encoding UBX domain-containing protein 4 — translation MNWFNGNIAEAVAKSKANNAIFVVYVEGKDESTQKLSNFVNDQRIREKLESDDFVAIKIESDSQAYMQFATIYQVVPVPSIFFIGKTGTPLEIGTGIIASVKELEDKISKVLLASGRSMPSESSSSASLIEAEKETQSATSSKNTKELNAVLTASAYKEEPTTNTEGATNKTVDVEENDQYEVVCEGDVCYKKPKDAKTESVDEKTEAAINPENETTTINKNVKAATVEEEQPEKDSTLRVEEARKNMEEQRRKRIEEEKQMEKNRELRRRREGKEMQNLQKWQHEKELIDLKENLRREKLEEIATRERIRAQIAADRAERAQKFPTVSGDNTATKNADAAVNSDVAGAVISPPLGPAPDSTRIQFRFANGNTATHVFNCKDTLCKIREYVRVDLLPGTGIKDFTLATTYPKRELDVEHDAETIAELNLFPSAVILVIGKESKSPAAIIARSGGLLNIFTSLFMTIFSPVFSLFGYFKNMATGGGRRNDNEGGNNVGANKRANEENGAHQDAAKRRNMERFGGGFAVNSSNSPSTSADAAIERDESKPYRRYGSSNVHRLTDHKDSDDENATWNGNSTQQQ, via the exons atgaattggTTCAATGGTAACATCGCAGAGGCAGTGGCCAAATCAAAAGCAAATAACGCAATATTCGTTGTTTATGTCGAAG GAAAAGATGAGTCAACACAAAAACTATCAAACTTCGTCAATGATCAAAGGATACGCGAAAAATTGGAGTCTGATgattttgtagcgataaaaatcGAAAGCGATAGTCAAGCATATATGCAATTTGCAACTATTT ATCAAGTGGTACCGGTGCCATCGATATTCTTCATTGGCAAAACTGGCACACCACTCGAAATAGGAACCGGCATTATTGCTTCTGTGAAAGAGCTGGAAGATAAAATAAGCAAAGTACTCTTAGCGTCTGGACGCAGTATGCCATCTGAATCATCTTCATCTGCTTCACTGATTGAGGCCGAGAAGGAAACTCAAAGTGCAACGTCTAGCAAGAATACAAAAGAATTAAATGCAGTTCTGACTGCTTCTGCGTATAAAGAGGAACCCACAACAAACACTGAAGGTGCAACAAATAAAACTGTTGATGTTGAGGAGAACGACCAGTATGAAGTAGTTTGTGAAGGTGATGTTTGTTATAAAAAACCTAAAGATGCAAAGACCGAGTCTGTAGATGAAAAAACTGAAGCTGCGATAAATCCAGAAAATGAAACTACTActattaataaaaatgtaaaagcgGCAACGGTAGAAGAGGAGCAACCTGAAAAAGATTCGACCTTACGCGTTGAAGAGGCCAGGAAAAATATGGAAGAACAGAGAAGGAAGCGCATTGAGGAGGAAAAACAAATGGAAAAAAATCGTGAGTTGAGGCGCAGGCGCGAGGGAAAGGAAATGCAAAATTTGCAAAAGTGGCAGCATGAGAAAGAACTTATTGATTTGAAG GAAAACTTACGACGCGAGAAGCTCGAAGAAATTGCAACACGTGAAAGGATAAGAGCTCAAATAGCGGCCGATCGTGCTGAACGTGCACAAAAGTTCCCAACGGTATCTGGAGATAATACAGCCACCAAAAATGCCGACGCAGCCGTGAATAGTGATGTTGCTGGCGCAGTTATATCCCCTCCACTAGGGCCGGCACCCGACAGTACACGAATACAATTTCGTTTTGCAAATGGTAATACTGCGACACACGTTTTTAATTGCAAAGATACCCTTTGCAAAATACGAGAGTATGTGCGTGTAGACTTGCTCCCCGGCACCGGTATAAAAGACTTCACTTTAGCTACAACATATCCAAAACGTGAGCTAGATGTCGAACATGATGCTGAAACCATTGCCGAGTTGAATCTATTTCCCAGTGCTGTAATACTAGTTATAGGCAAAGAGAGCAAAAGTCCAGCAGCAATTATAGCACGTTCTGGAGGTCTTTTGAATATTTTTACATCTTTATTTATGACCATATTTTCGCCAGTGTTTTCCCTTTTCGGTTATTTCAAGAATATGGCTACCGGTGGCGGACGACGAAACGACAATGAGGGCGGTAACAATGTGGGTGCTAATAAAAGAGCGAATGAGGAAAATGGAGCACATCAAGACGC CGCCAAACGTCGTAATATGGAACGTTTTGGTGGTGGATTTGCTGTGAATTCAAGCAATAGCCCATCGACATCTGCGGATGCCGCTATTGAAAGGGATGAGTCGAAGCC